In a single window of the Oscarella lobularis chromosome 2, ooOscLobu1.1, whole genome shotgun sequence genome:
- the LOC136184012 gene encoding collagen triple helix repeat-containing protein 1-like isoform X1 — protein MTTKFSIYVLIAFYVFVLLSLTRAQDSDNSKSSLLGAGIPGIPGQHGLPGRDGRDGVDGVKGERGIKGDRGAKGDIGLAGNNGRDGIHGNTGQKGIKGDSGAKGEVGPPGPVGELNWKHCVWYANSGLDAGLVKACNFVKKSHATAIRVLYQGTLRTYCSSGECCNRWYFTFNGNECGNPATIEGIIYGAPAKDNPNRVTQIEGHCERLPAGTIAVGIHVGKCVRDPRDQHNANSGWNAMSRIIIEELPPPQS, from the exons ATGACGACAAAGTTCAGCATCTACGTTTTGATTGCGTTTTATGTTTTTGTGCTTCTATCTCTCACCAGAGCACAAGACTCTGATAATAGCAAG TCTTCGCTGTTGGGTGCAGGAATACCAGGCATACCAGGACAGCACGGTTTGCCTGGAAGAGATGGACGTGATGGCGTGGATGGAGTGAAGGGCGAGAGAGGAATAAAAGGAGATAGAGGCGCTAAAGGAGACATCGGTTTAGCTGGAAACAATGGACGTGACGGTATTCATGGAAATACGGGTCAGAAAGGAATTAAAGGAGATAGCGGTGCTAAAGGAGAAGTGGGTCCACCTGGGCCTGTTGGTGAACTCAACTGGAAGCATTGCGTGTGGTATGCAAATTCAGGCTTGGATGCGGGTCTTGTTAAG GCGTGTAACTTTGTGAAAAAGTCTCATGCTACGGCAATTCGTGTTCTCTATCAGGGAACACTTCGGACGTATTGCAGTTCTGGTGAATGCTGCAACCGCTGGTACTTCACTTTCAATGGAAACGAATGTGGAAATCCTGCAACCATTGAAGGAATAATATACGGAGCGCCAGCAAAAGACAATCCCAACAGAGTGACTCAGATTGAAGGTCACTGCGAGAGGCTTCCTGCTGGGACGATAGCAGTAGGCATTCATGTTGGCAAATGTGTTCGAGATCCTCGCGATCAACACAATGCTAACTCTGGATGGAATGCAATGTCAAGAATCATCATTGAAGAATTGCCTCCACCTCAGTCATAG
- the LOC136184012 gene encoding collagen triple helix repeat-containing protein 1-like isoform X2 gives MISRGSLMIALCVLLLSTLISAMVKSDDEKESQCQQCQCSSIGAGIPGIPGQHGLPGRDGRDGIDGINGKPGEKGEKGDSGIPGIPGQHGLPGRDGRDGVDGVKGERGIKGDRGAKGDIGLAGNNGRDGIHGNTGQKGIKGDSGAKGEVGPPGPVGELNWKHCVWYANSGLDAGLVKACNFVKKSHATAIRVLYQGTLRTYCSSGECCNRWYFTFNGNECGNPATIEGIIYGAPAKDNPNRVTQIEGHCERLPAGTIAVGIHVGKCVRDPRDQHNANSGWNAMSRIIIEELPPPQS, from the exons ATGATTTCACGTGGCAGTCTCATGATTGCTTTATGTGTTCTCCTTCTTTCAACCCTCATCAGTGCTATGGTGAAGTCAGACGATGAAAAG GAGTCTCAGTGTCAGCAGTGTCAGTGCAGCAGTATTGGTGCGGGAATACCGGGCATACCGGGTCAGCACGGATTACCTGGAAGGGATGGGCGTGATGGTATTGACGGGATCAATGGAAAGCCGggcgaaaaaggcgagaagGGAGATAGCG GAATACCAGGCATACCAGGACAGCACGGTTTGCCTGGAAGAGATGGACGTGATGGCGTGGATGGAGTGAAGGGCGAGAGAGGAATAAAAGGAGATAGAGGCGCTAAAGGAGACATCGGTTTAGCTGGAAACAATGGACGTGACGGTATTCATGGAAATACGGGTCAGAAAGGAATTAAAGGAGATAGCGGTGCTAAAGGAGAAGTGGGTCCACCTGGGCCTGTTGGTGAACTCAACTGGAAGCATTGCGTGTGGTATGCAAATTCAGGCTTGGATGCGGGTCTTGTTAAG GCGTGTAACTTTGTGAAAAAGTCTCATGCTACGGCAATTCGTGTTCTCTATCAGGGAACACTTCGGACGTATTGCAGTTCTGGTGAATGCTGCAACCGCTGGTACTTCACTTTCAATGGAAACGAATGTGGAAATCCTGCAACCATTGAAGGAATAATATACGGAGCGCCAGCAAAAGACAATCCCAACAGAGTGACTCAGATTGAAGGTCACTGCGAGAGGCTTCCTGCTGGGACGATAGCAGTAGGCATTCATGTTGGCAAATGTGTTCGAGATCCTCGCGATCAACACAATGCTAACTCTGGATGGAATGCAATGTCAAGAATCATCATTGAAGAATTGCCTCCACCTCAGTCATAG
- the LOC136200007 gene encoding collagen triple helix repeat-containing protein 1-like produces MPMMCVNFHIVFSVLACLSLTLTSAANSDKDKCKCPSLAAGIPGQHGLPGRDGRDGVDGVKGERGIKGDRGAKGDIGLAGNNGRDGIHGNTGQKGIKGDSGAKGEVGPPGPVGELNWKHCVWHTSSGLDVGLLKACNFVKKSHTTAIRVLYQGTLRTYCSSGACCNRWYFTFNGNECGNPATIEGIIYGGSGKDDSHRVTQIEGHCERLPAGTIAVGIHVGKCVKDPRDQYNANSGWNAMSRIIIEELPPPQP; encoded by the exons ATGCCGATGATGTGCGTCAACTTTCACATcgtgttttctgttcttgCGTGTTTATCTCTCACTCTTACCAGTGCAGCGAATTCTGATAAAGATAAATGCAAG TGTCCATCACTGGCTGCAGGCATACCAGGACAGCACGGTTTGCCTGGAAGAGATGGACGTGATGGCGTGGATGGAGTGAAGGGCGAGAGAGGAATAAAAGGAGATAGAGGCGCTAAAGGAGACATCGGTTTAGCTGGAAACAATGGACGTGACGGTATTCATGGAAATACGGGTCAGAAAGGAATTAAAGGAGATAGCGGTGCTAAAGGAGAAGTGGGTCCACCTGGGCCTGTTGGTGAACTCAACTGGAAGCATTGCGTGTGGCATACAAGTTCAGGTTTGGATGTGGGCCTTCTTAAG GCGTGTAACTTTGTGAAAAAGTCTCATACCACAGCAATTCGTGTTCTCTATCAGGGGACACTCCGAACGTATTGCAGTTCTGGTGCTTGCTGCAACCGCTGGTACTTCACTTTCAATGGAAACGAATGTGGAAATCCTGCAACCATCGAAGGAATAATATACGGAGGGTCAGGAAAAGACGATTCCCACAGAGTGACTCAGATTGAAGGTCACTGCGAGAGGCTTCCTGCTGGGACGATAGCAGTAGGCATTCATGTTGGAAAATGCGTTAAAGATCCTCGCGATCAATACAATGCTAACTCTGGATGGAATGCAATGTCAAGGATCATCATTGAAGAATTGCCTCCACCTCAGCCATAG